Proteins encoded by one window of Culicoides brevitarsis isolate CSIRO-B50_1 chromosome 2, AGI_CSIRO_Cbre_v1, whole genome shotgun sequence:
- the LOC134829921 gene encoding uncharacterized protein LOC134829921 → MPRSASINEKPDLCSIDWTIVSAARYGSGSSQASQTSGDICRICHCESDIHNPLLTPCYCSGSLKYVHQTCLQQWLTASETSTCELCKFPFIMHSRIKPLNEWKSLDMSGVERRRLFCAILFHVAAALCVIWSLCVLIERAADEVRKGQIGWPFWTKLVVVTVGLTGGVVFMYIQCKQYLNLCSRWRARNRILLIQNAPEKVPISNSPGPIRYPGGPNATDASSNSASMYRTMDFYDGGMHGHPAQVIANIESEREWILDDVSQVSFKPCRQGSGSLTPFHDSIHNMFDQQTNKSACSGSTTSNKMSAIVMTPPLEDATPSSLQIRCLDSAVFMENNDILGDKRGSALLSPCISDHHLEDEGSARNTRRFSDASPPVYDMTDILGAEIPPPSSQNAQKMSSAGDQTTNTSTCTNNNDTTSNQQYRFKQKSLEDVLEPKQSDLFKSMPNLISTDTPADT, encoded by the exons atgCCGAGAAGTGCTTCGATCAATGAAAAACCTGACCTATGCTCAATTGATTGGACCATTGTGTCGGCTGCCAG ATATGGCTCAGGTAGCAGCCAAGCATCGCAAACAAGCGGCGATATTTGTCGCATTTGCCATTGCGAAAGTGATATCCACAATCCGTTGCTAACGCCGTGCTACTGTTCGGGCAGCCTAAAGTACGTGCATCAAACGTGCCTGCAACAATGGCTAACAGCGAGCGAAACGAGCACTTGCGAGCTCTGCAAATTCCCGTTCATCATGCATTCGCGCATCAAGCCGCTAAACGAGTGGAAAAGTCTCGATATGTCGGGCGTGGAACGTCGTCGACTCTTTTGTGCAATCCTATTTCATGTCGCAGCAGCGCTTTGTGTCATTTGGTCGCTTTGCGTGCTAATCGAACGTGCCGCCGACGAAGTACGAAAAGGACAAATTGGCTGGCCCTTTTGGACAAAACTTGTCGTCGTGACAGTCGGGTTGACGGGCGGCGTGGTTTTCATGTATATACAGTGCAAGCAGTATTTGAACCTTTGTAGTCGATGGCGGGCAAGAAATCGGATCTTGCTGATTCAAAATGCGCCGGAAAAAGTGCCAATTTCAAATTCGCCGGGGCCCATAAGGTATCCGGGAGGTCCAAATGCCACAGATGCGAGTAGCAATTCGGCGTCGATGTATCGCACAATGGACTTTTATGATGGGGGCATGCATGGGCATCCGGCGCAAGTGATCGCCAATATCGAAAGTGAACGAGAATGGATCCTCGATGATGTCAGTCAAGTCTCGTTTAAGCCCTGCCGACAAGGTTCGGGGAGTTTGACGCCATTTCACGACTCAATTCACAACATGTTCGATCAGCAAACGAATAAAAGTGCTTGTAGCGGAAGCACAACGTCAAATAAGATGTCGGCGATTGTGATGACACCCCCTTTGGAAGATGCGACGCCCTCTTCGCTGCAGATACGATGCCTTGACTCGGCggttttcatggaaaataaCGACATTTTGGGCGATAAACGAGGCAGTGCGTTACTTTCGCCGTGCATAAGTGACCATCATCTCGAAGACGAAGGCTCCGCACGAAATACTCGACGTTTTTCCGACGCATCGCCGCCCGTTTATGACATGACTGATATCTTGGGAGCGGAAATTCCGCCGCCATCGTCGCAAAACGCACAGAAAATGTCTTCAGCTGGAGATCAGACAACAAATACCTCAACTTGCACCAACAATAATGACACCACGAGCAATCAGCAGTACCGCTTCAAGCAGAAATCCTTGGAGGATGTGTTGGAACCAAAGCAGTCAGACCTCTTCAAGTCCATGCCAAACCTCATTTCGACAGACACTCCGGCAGATACTTAA
- the LOC134829037 gene encoding general odorant-binding protein 66-like, with protein MLRILSIFIIFASCTAETPCKYPPKPTYSNCCNHPKLLDNRDFEGCDRSKSYKNQATSVCAEYECFFTKTGLFKNETLQMAAIQSYMIKLSREFAQMSPLIDWQSVISGAVEVCVDKIFDMREVLRELFSQEPFKISPSECDVTFVATINCVYYDIFVNCPQAAWERTRECDDWQDHINTCMNDIETFPHIDMNKMYNP; from the exons ATGTTgcgaattttatcaatttttataattttcgcaTCCTGTACAGCGGAGACGCCTTGTAAATATCCCCCAAAACCAACTTATAGT aACTGCTGTAACCATCCAAAACTCCTCGACAATCGTGACTTTGAAGGATGCGATCGTtccaaaagttacaaaaatcaaGCAACTTCAGTTTGT gcgGAATACGAATGTTTTTTCACCAAAACGGGCCTTTTCAAGAACGAAACTCTTCAAATGGCGGCGATTCAGAGCTACATGATAAAATTATCGCGTGAATTTGCGCAAATGTCTCCGTTGATTGATTGGCAAAGTGTGATCAGTGGTGCCGTTGAGGTTTGTGTCGACAAGATTTTTGACATGAGAGAAGTTTTGAGGGAACTTTTTTCGCAAGAACCTTTCAAAATTAGTCCGTCGGAGTGTGATGTGACGTTCGTGGCGACAATTAATTGCGTTTATTAcgatatttttgtcaattgtCCGCAAGCAGCGTGGGAACgaa CTCGCGAATGTGATGATTGGCAAGATCATATCAATACTTGCATGAATGACATTGAAACCTTTCCGCATATCGACATGAATAAAATGtataatccataa
- the LOC134832251 gene encoding general odorant-binding protein 68-like — protein sequence MLLKVHFLVVFCVFNQVQGKKSSESKEDGPVNCNKFPGTHRSILGCCNYPFLQHDETSVRCMSDGAYVYGPPLRSNCFVYTCAFKNHQKFNSSISEENYLDFMIDNYVHWKWLRIISPVIEECKSKAFATDLTSFTQPPYNIDPERCFLPFLSFTSCIYTYGFRNCHGDMWLKSKNCQKWMKFFNTCDSIDNTPKLLEVIPFLNF from the exons ATGTTgcttaaagttcattttttggtagttttttgtgtttttaatcaAGTTCAAGGCAAAAAAAGTTCTGAAAGTAAAGAAGATGGACCtgtaaattgtaataaatttccgGGAACACACAGAAGTAtt CTCGGATGTTGCAATTACCCATTTTTACAACATGATGAGACCTCAGTTCGTTGCATGAGTGACGGAGCTTACGTTTATGGACCTCCTTTGCGAAGCAATTGT TTTGTTTACACTTGCGcctttaaaaatcatcaaaaatttaattcaagcatttctgaagaaaattatttggatTTCATGATCGATAATTacg tgcattgGAAATGGCTTCGAATCATCTCACCGGTTATTGAAGAATGTAAATCGAAAGCTTTTGCCACTGATTTGACCTCGTTCACGCAACCTCCTTACAACATCGATCCAGAAAGATGTTTTTTGCCGTTTTTGAGCTTCACTTCTTGCATTTACACTTACGGGTTTCGGAATTGTCATGGCGATATGTggctaaaat caaaaaattgtcaaaaatggatGAAATTCTTCAACACTTGTGACTCGATCGACAACACACCGAAACTATTGGAAGTGATtccatttttaaacttttaa
- the LOC134831658 gene encoding uncharacterized transporter YutK, giving the protein MSGVNNGGFEMGESAEPRLSYRKNGKSTALNESSSTIPMETSSYDLDDDSTRHQDPSKLQEVLETYKRPIKIFVNLGINVAVAVYFAYATIYYIDFEKTCTQNCGMQFCNGYGSLVIVLALVYYSLCYYYVLKPTIGKIIYRKIKDATAGNGKKVSSWAHMTFIFFLLVIVVVFLAMEIREFSRLQSLVGIFGLLVFGFLFSNKMSKVNWRVVAAGVLVQMVLGLALIKWPTGRAVFECIGNKVAAFLGYATSGAVFVYGEFLVQNGVFAFTVLPVIFFFSFMVSILYYLGAMQWFVLTVGWVLQIILGTTVCESVNAAADMFLGQSESILTIKPYLKDLTKSEYHAIMVAGFSTVSGSVLAAYMNFGANPAHLITASVMAAPASLTFAKLIYPETEVSKTSSGNIQLAKSEDRSVLDAATKGAGEAIMLVLGITANLIAFISFMAFVNGILGYLSALLGYEGLTLEYIFGWLFTPISWAMGIPWEESRRVGELIGLKTIVNEFVAYQKLGEYKEAKLISLRSSGIATFALCGFANPSSMGIMIGALSSLEPSRRHDITAVAFRAFIAGSCVTFMTASIAGLLMTDDMFIDEAQKLYGATFDGNFTGTYF; this is encoded by the exons ATGAGCGGCGTAAATAATGGAGGATTTGAAATGGGGGAGTCAGCG gAACCACGATTATCTTATCGTAAAAATGGC aaatcaACTGCTCTGAATGAAAGTTCATCCACAATTCCAATGGAAACTTCTTCCTACGACTTAGATGACGACTCAACGAGACATCAGGACCCTTCAAAGCTTCAAGAAGTGCTCGAAACATATAAAAGACCCATAAAAATCTTCGTCAACTTGGGTATTAATGTCGCTGTTGCGGTTTATTTCGCTTATGCGACAATTTATTACATCGATTTCGAGAAAACTTGCACCCAAAATTGCGGAATGCAGTTTTGCAATGGATACGGATCACTTGTTATTGTGTTGGCACTCGTTTATTACTcactttgttattattatgtgttGAAACCGACGATcgggaaaataatttatcgcaAAATTAAAGATGCCACAGCTGGAAATGGGAAGAAAGTTAGTtc ATGGGCTCACATGACGTTCATTTTCTTCCTTCTCGTGATCGTTGTTGTCTTCTTGGCGATGGAAATTCGTGAATTTTCGCGTCTCCAATCGTTAGTTGGCATTTTCGGACTTCTCGTGTTCGGATTTTTGTTCAGCAACAAGATGAGTAAGGTCAATTGGCGCGTTGTAGCTGCCGGAGTACTTGTTCAAATGGTTCTGGGACTTGCTTTGATCAAATGGCCTACGGGTAGAGCTGTTTTCGAGTGCATCGGGAACAAAGTTGCAGCGTTTTTGGGTTATGCGACGAGCGGAGCTGTGTTTGTTTATGGAGAATTCCTCGTTCAAAATGGAGTTTTTGCATTTACGGTGCTTCCGGTGAtctttttcttcagttttatggtgtcaattttgtattatttgggCGCCATGCAATGGTTCGTGCTCACAGTTGGATGGGTTTTGCAAATTATTCTCGGAACGACAGTTTGTGAGAGTGTCAATGCCGCTGCGGACATGTTCCTCGGGCAATCCGAGtcaattttgacaattaagcCGTATTTGAAGGACTTGACCAAGTCGGAATATCACGCGATCATGGTTGCTGGCTTTTCAACGGTTTCCGGATCAGTTCTTGCTGCTTATATGAACTTTGGTGCGAAT ccCGCTCACTTAATCACAGCCTCCGTAATGGCAGCTCCCGCTTCCCTGACCTTCGCGAAGTTAATTTATCCTGAAACGGAAGTCAGTAAAACGAGTTCCGGCAACATTCAACTCGCCAAATCGGAAGATCGGTCAGTTTTGGATGCCGCAACGAAAGGCGCGGGCGAAGCAATTATGTTGGTGCTCGGAATTACGGCAAATTTGATCGCTTTTATCTCGTTCATGGCGTTCGTCAATGGAATTCTGGGGTATTTGAGCGCTTTGTTGGGGTATGAGGGACTGACGCTTGAATATATCTTTGGATGGTTGTTCACGCCGATCAGTTGGGCCATGGGAATTCCGTGGGAAGAGTCGAGACGAGTTGGGGAGCTAATTGGATTGAAGACGATCGTTAATGAGTTTGTTGCTTATCAGAAGTTGGGAGAGTATAAAGAGGCGAAATTGATTTCG ctCCGAAGTTCTGGCATCGCAACATTCGCTCTGTGTGGCTTCGCAAATCCATCCTCGATGGGCATCATGATCGGCGCACTGAGTTCCCTCGAGCCATCACGACGACATGACATCACAGCTGTTGCTTTTCGTGCCTTCATTGCCGGCAGTTGTGTCACTTTTATGACGGCATCCATCGCTGGGCTTCTCATGACTGACGACATGTTCATCGACGAAGCTCAAAAACTTTACGGAGCAACTTTTGACGGCAATTTCACGGGAACttacttctaa